The DNA region GTCGTCGCTGGCGGTGACGGTGTGGGTCGGCCCGATCGGGCGGCAGCCCTGGGTGTGGGCGGTGGCGACCGGAAGATTAGGCGCGAACAGCACCCCCGATACGCCGCCGTCGGTGACCGGATCGGCATCCTCGACACCGGCGGCGATCTGCGGGAACTCCCCGCGCGACGCGGTCAGCCCGCCGACCAGGAAGACGCCCGCCTCCTCGGACAGGCGGTTCACCAGCCCGGCCATGTCGGGATGGTGTGGATCGACATGAACCAGCGCCAGCGCCGCGCCATGCTTGTCCAGCCAGCCGCCCGCGCTGCGGCGCAGCGGCTCCAGCCCGTCGGTGACGGTGGGGAACAGGCGGAAACCGTCCTCCGGCAGGCGGGCGGCCATGATCGCCAGCCCCGGCTCGTCGAACAGAGCGGTTCCGTTGGCCATCACGCCGATGCCGGCGGTGCCGACCCAGTTGCGGATGCCGGTGACGCCGCGCAACAGGGTGACGATGCTGGTCGCATGCTCCGCCAGCCCGTCAGTCAGGTAGAGGAAGCCGAGGTTGCAGCCGGCGACCGGCCCCAGCCGGTCGAGGCAGGCCTTGACCGTCGGTCCCCACTCCGCCCCGGCGGCGCAGGCGGCGTGAAAGCGGATGTCGCTGTCGAGGGTAACGGTCATGATCGGTCTCAGCCTCCGGTCTTTGCCGTGTTCTTCTGGATTTGGGGCAGGCCGTCGAGCAGGGCGGTGACGGAGGGCAGGATGCGCTCCACGATCACCGCAACGCCCTGGGCGTTCGGGTGCAGCCCGTCCTGCTGGATCAGCGTCCGGTCGAGCGCCACCCCGTCGAGGAAGAAGGGATAGAGCGGCAGGTCGTAGCTCTTCGCCAAGTCGGGATAGATGGCGTTGAACCTGTCGGTGTAGGGCTTGCCCAGGCTGGGCGAGGCAAACATGCCGGCCAGCAGCGTCGGGATCTTCCGCTCCGTCAGGGTCTTCAGGATGGCGTCGAGGTTGGCCCTCGCCTGATCGGGGTCGAGCCCGCGCAGCATGTCGTTGGCGCCGAGTTCGACGATGGCGGCGTCGGGCTTGTCGGCCAGCGCCCAGTCCAGCCGCGCCCGGCCGCCCGCGGTGGTGTCGCCCGACACGCCGGCGTTGATGACGGTGACGCTGTAGCCCTTGCCGGACAGCGCCTTTTCCAGCTGGCGGGTGAAGCCCTGCGGTTCGGCCAGGCCGTAGCCGGCCGTCAGGCTGTCCCCCAGCGCCAGCAGCTTGACCGGAGCGGCGGCGGCGCTCGTCGGAACGGTCATCGACGCCCCTGCGGCAATGGTGAAGGCCAGCACCGCGGCGGACAGGCCGCCCGAGAGGGCTGCCTTGAAGGATGCCCCGAGGGACACCGTGTTGAAAGCGCGCCGGGTCGAGCCATATGGCGATGGTCCATTCCGCTTATGCGAGATTCGCATGTCCAAAGTCCAATCCTCTGCAACGTCGCCCAAATCCATCGCCCGATCCACCGGCCAGAACATCGTGGATCTCGACGACGTCCACCTGAGATTGGACAGCGGTGCCGGACCCGTCAACATCCTGCGGGGCGTTAATCTTCAGGTGGAGGCCGGAGAACGGGTCGGCGTCGTCGGTCCCAGCGGGTCCGGCAAGTCGACCATGATGATGGTGATGGCCGGGCTGGAGCGGCCCAGCGGCGGCATCGTCCGCGTCGCCGGCCAGGACCTCGGGCACCTGAACGAGGACGGTTTGGCCCGTTTCCGCCGCCAGCATGTCGGCATCGTCTTCCAGGCCTTCCATCTGGTGCCGACGATGACGGCGCTGGAGAATGTCGCCATCCCCCTGGAGTTCGCCGGGGTGGCCGACGCCTTCGACCGCGCCCGCATCGGGTTGGAGTCGGTCGGGCTGGGCCACCGTGTCCACCATTATCCCGGCCAGCTTTCCGGCGGCGAGCAGCAGCGCACCGCGCTTGCCCGCGCCTTCGTCACCGAACCCTCTCTGCTGCTGGCCGACGAGCCGACCGGCAACCTCGATATCGATACCGGCGCCACCATCGTCAAGCTGCTGTTCGATCTGGCCGAGCGGCGCGGCACCACGCTGGTCCTCATCACCCACGACCCGAACCTCGCCGCCCGCTGCGACCGCACGGTGCGGCTGGCCGACGGCCGCATCGCCGACGACGGGCAGGCGGCAAGGCGTGCGCGCCTCCAGGCGGCGGGGGAATGAGGGGGATGATGATGCAAGCGCCGGATGCCCCCTCCCTCCCACGGCATCGCCGCGGGTCCCTCCCACCCCCGCCTTCGGCGAGGGAGGGGAAAGCTTGCAAAGCGGCGGCAGTCCCCTCTCCCTCGAAGAGGGGGAGGGTTAGGGAGGGGGCATCCGCCGCAACACGCCACACCGCCGCGAGGCTCGCATGACCGATCTCCGCCTCGCCCTCCGCCTCGCCCGGCGCGAGCTGCGCACCGGCCTCAAGGGCTTCCAGGTCTTCCTCGCCTGTCTGGCGCTCGGCGTCGCCGCCATCGCCGCGGTGCAGTCGGTGTCGAGCGGGCTGCTCGACGGGCTGGCCAACGACGGGCGCTCCATCCTGGGCGGCGACGTCGCGTTGCGGCAACTCTACAGCCCGCCGACGGACGAGCAGATGGCGGCGCTCACCGCCGCCGGCCGGGTGTCGACCTCCGCCGAGATGCGGGCGATGGCGCGCGGGACCGACGAGGTCCGCGCCTCCCTGGTCGAGCTGAAGGCGGTCGACGACGTCTATCCGCTCTACGGAACCGTCACGCTGCAGGGCGGCGGCGACCTCAAGGATGCGCTGGCGAAGAAGGACGGCCACTGGGGCGCGGTGATCGAGGCGAGCCTGTCCGACCGGCTGGGCGTGAAGCCGGGCGATACCATCCATGTCGGCGAGGGCGCCTACCGGGTCGCCGCCGTGCTGGACCGCGAGCCGGACCGCGCCTCGTCCAACGCCTTTTCGCTGGGGCCGCGGCTGCTGGTGGCGCTGCCGTCGCTGGAGGGCACCGGGTTGCTGCAACCCGGCAGTCTCACCTGGTGGAGCGCCAGGGTGGCGCTGCCGGCCGCAACCGACCTGAAGACGTGGCAGGACAACCTGCGCGCCCGCTTCCCCGACGCGCCGTGGCGGATGCGCGATTTCACCAACGCCTCGCCGCAGATCGAGCGCTTCATCGACCGCATGACGCTGTTCCTGACGCTGGTCGGGCTGACCGCGCTGCTGGTCGGCGGGGTCGGGGTGGGCAACGCGGTGCGCAGCCATCTGGACTCGCGTGCCCGCACCATCGCCATGATGAAGTGCATCGGCGCGCCGGGCGCCCTGGTCTTCCAACTCTATCTGGCGCAGATCCTGGCTTTGGCGTTGCTCGGTATCGTCATCGGGCTGGCGCTGGGGGCGGTGGCGCCGCTGGCGCTGGGCCGGCTGCTCGACGGCGTGCTGCCGGTGTCGGCGCAGATCGGCGTCTATCCCGGCGCCCTGGCGCTCGCGGCGCTCTATGGCGTGCTGACCGCGCTGACCTTCTCGCTCTGGCCGCTCGGCCGGGCGCGGGAGGTGCCGGCCGGCGCCCTGTTCCGCGACGTCATCGCCCCGGCGGCCGGTCGGCCGCGCACGCCCTACACCGTGGCGATGGTCCTGTCCGCCCTGGCGCTCGCCGGCCTGGCGGTGCTGACCGCGCACAACAAGCTGTTCGCCCTGTGGTTCGTCGGCGGCTCCATCGCCACCTTCATCGCCTTCCGCGCCGCCGCGACGCTGGTCACCTGGGGCGCCGCCCGCGTCGGCCAGGGAGGATTGGGCCGGGTGCGGCGTCCGGAGCTGCGGCTGGCGCTCGCCAACCTGCACCGGCCGGGCAATCCGACCGGGGCGGTGGTGCTGTCGCTCGGCCTCGGTCTGACGGTGCTGGTCGCCATCGCGCTGATCCAGGGCAACTTCTCCCGCCGGGTGTCGGAGACCATCCCGCAGGACGCCCCCAGCTTCTTCTTCGTCGACATCCAGCGCGACCAGTTCGATCCCCTGCGCGATCTCGTCACCGGCATCCCCGGCGCCAGCAACTTCGAGGCGGTGCCGAGCCTGCGCGGCCGGATCGAGAGCGTGAACGGGCAGGAGGCCGAAAAGGCGCTGGTCAACCCGGAACAGGCCTGGATCCTGGCCGGCGACCGCGGCATCACCTATTCCGCGACCCTGCCCGAGCATTCGACCGTCACCGCCGGCAGCTGGTGGCCGGCCGACTATGCCGGGCCGCCGCTGATCTCCATCCACCAGAGCGTCGCCGACGCCTTCGGCATCGGCCCCGGCGCCACCTTGCTCGTCAACATCCTGGGCCGCAGCATCGAGGCGAAGGTCGCCAACGTCCGCGCCGCCGATTTCACCAGCATGGCGATCAACTTCACCATGGTCTTCGCCCCCGGCACGCTGGAAGGGGCGCCGCAGACCTGGATCGCCACCGTCCGCGCCACGCCGGAGGCCGAGGCGCAGGTGCAGCGCGGCGTGCTGCAGCGCTTCCCCAACATCACGATGGTGCGGGTGAAGGACGCGCTGGACACGGTGGCGGACATGCTGGGCCATATCGGCACCGCGGTTCGCATCGTCGCCGGCATCACGCTGGCCGCCGGCACGCTGGTGCTGGCCGGCGCGGTCGCTGCCGGACACCGCCGCCGGGTCTACGACGCGGTGGTGCTGAAGGTGCTGGGGGCGACGCGCGGCGACGTGCTGCGCGCCTTCCTGCTGGAATACGGCCTGCTCGGCCTGCTAACCGCGATCATCGCCGGTGGCATCGGAACGCTGACCGCCTGGGCGGTGCTGCGCTTCCTGATGCATTGGGAATGGAGCTTCCTGCCGTCGGCGGTCGTCACCACCGCGCTGCTCAGCACCGCGATCACGCTCGCTTTCGGGTTCTATGGTACTTGGCGGGCGTTGGGCCAGCCGTCGGCGCCGTTGCTTCGGAACGAGTGATCGCCGTGGCAGAAAGCCGCAGGAAAAAGGAATCGTGAAAGCTTTTTCATCTTGGAAAAGCGCGAACGATTCCTATTGAACCGCATTGCGGACTCGCCAATATGTCATGGCGACGGGATCACCCTATTCCACCGAGGAAACCAACATGGCAGACCCGACCTATAACCGCTTCGCGACCGCAGGCCGCGCGACAGATCGGGGATACTTCGACGAAGGCCTGCGCCAGCACATGCTGCGCGTGTACAACTACATGGGCGCCGGCCTGATCCTGACGGGCCTGGTCGCCGCGCTGGTGTCGTCCAGCCCGGCCATGATGGCGGCGATCTTCGG from Azospirillum thiophilum includes:
- a CDS encoding arylesterase produces the protein MTVPTSAAAAPVKLLALGDSLTAGYGLAEPQGFTRQLEKALSGKGYSVTVINAGVSGDTTAGGRARLDWALADKPDAAIVELGANDMLRGLDPDQARANLDAILKTLTERKIPTLLAGMFASPSLGKPYTDRFNAIYPDLAKSYDLPLYPFFLDGVALDRTLIQQDGLHPNAQGVAVIVERILPSVTALLDGLPQIQKNTAKTGG
- a CDS encoding ABC transporter ATP-binding protein is translated as MSKVQSSATSPKSIARSTGQNIVDLDDVHLRLDSGAGPVNILRGVNLQVEAGERVGVVGPSGSGKSTMMMVMAGLERPSGGIVRVAGQDLGHLNEDGLARFRRQHVGIVFQAFHLVPTMTALENVAIPLEFAGVADAFDRARIGLESVGLGHRVHHYPGQLSGGEQQRTALARAFVTEPSLLLADEPTGNLDIDTGATIVKLLFDLAERRGTTLVLITHDPNLAARCDRTVRLADGRIADDGQAARRARLQAAGE
- a CDS encoding ABC transporter permease: MTDLRLALRLARRELRTGLKGFQVFLACLALGVAAIAAVQSVSSGLLDGLANDGRSILGGDVALRQLYSPPTDEQMAALTAAGRVSTSAEMRAMARGTDEVRASLVELKAVDDVYPLYGTVTLQGGGDLKDALAKKDGHWGAVIEASLSDRLGVKPGDTIHVGEGAYRVAAVLDREPDRASSNAFSLGPRLLVALPSLEGTGLLQPGSLTWWSARVALPAATDLKTWQDNLRARFPDAPWRMRDFTNASPQIERFIDRMTLFLTLVGLTALLVGGVGVGNAVRSHLDSRARTIAMMKCIGAPGALVFQLYLAQILALALLGIVIGLALGAVAPLALGRLLDGVLPVSAQIGVYPGALALAALYGVLTALTFSLWPLGRAREVPAGALFRDVIAPAAGRPRTPYTVAMVLSALALAGLAVLTAHNKLFALWFVGGSIATFIAFRAAATLVTWGAARVGQGGLGRVRRPELRLALANLHRPGNPTGAVVLSLGLGLTVLVAIALIQGNFSRRVSETIPQDAPSFFFVDIQRDQFDPLRDLVTGIPGASNFEAVPSLRGRIESVNGQEAEKALVNPEQAWILAGDRGITYSATLPEHSTVTAGSWWPADYAGPPLISIHQSVADAFGIGPGATLLVNILGRSIEAKVANVRAADFTSMAINFTMVFAPGTLEGAPQTWIATVRATPEAEAQVQRGVLQRFPNITMVRVKDALDTVADMLGHIGTAVRIVAGITLAAGTLVLAGAVAAGHRRRVYDAVVLKVLGATRGDVLRAFLLEYGLLGLLTAIIAGGIGTLTAWAVLRFLMHWEWSFLPSAVVTTALLSTAITLAFGFYGTWRALGQPSAPLLRNE
- a CDS encoding FIST signal transduction protein; this translates as MTVTLDSDIRFHAACAAGAEWGPTVKACLDRLGPVAGCNLGFLYLTDGLAEHATSIVTLLRGVTGIRNWVGTAGIGVMANGTALFDEPGLAIMAARLPEDGFRLFPTVTDGLEPLRRSAGGWLDKHGAALALVHVDPHHPDMAGLVNRLSEEAGVFLVGGLTASRGEFPQIAAGVEDADPVTDGGVSGVLFAPNLPVATAHTQGCRPIGPTHTVTASDDNVILEIDGRPALDIFKEDIGPDLAADLRQVSGLICAGLPIAGSDTQDYLVRDLIAIDPRAGWISIAERVTTGQPVMFTRRDPDTAAADMRRMLDSLKKRVKATPKGAVYVSCIARGPGLFGAANAELSMIRETFGDMPLAGFFASGEVSHNRLYGYTGVLTLFL